Proteins co-encoded in one Gossypium arboreum isolate Shixiya-1 chromosome 11, ASM2569848v2, whole genome shotgun sequence genomic window:
- the LOC108471273 gene encoding uncharacterized protein LOC108471273 isoform X1 — protein sequence MVPVRFPSGLVKAVKADFAKIPEEEIGIGARLLSVESSLKELKSVIWDLKAKAGLVDDLVNLVIKAVIDTDLNHIDQPTMALMDEATKAFTEVPNEAQSRGSRRTAARNDGRHQGSSRDIAREEIGIEVRLLSVESSLEELKRMIWDLKAKAKLVDDLVKLVIKAVIDNDFNIEQATMVMIDEGTGAFTEALNESHPVVGGSGGGHEDSSSKHN from the coding sequence GGTCTAGTTAAGGCCGTAAAAGCTGACTTTGCAAAAATACCAGAGGAAGAAATAGGCATCGGGGCAAGGCTACTATCTGTGGAAAGTTCACTCAAAGAGCTGAAGAGTGTGATTTGGGATTTAAAAGCAAAGGCAGGTTTGGTTGATGACTTGGTGAACCTGGTCATTAAAGCAGTAATTGATACGGATCTCAACCATATTGACCAGCCAACCATGGCCTTGATGGACGAAGCTACAAAGGCCTTCACTGAAGTGCCGAACGAGGCTCAATCTCGCGGGAGCCGCCGCACTGCTGCCAGAAATGACGGAAGGCATCAGGGCAGTTCTAGGGACATTGCAAGAGAGGAAATAGGCATCGAGGTGAGGCTACTATCTGTGGAGAGTTCACTCGAAGAGCTGAAGAGAATGATTTGGGATTTAAAAGCAAAGGCAAAACTGGTTGATGACTTGGTGAAACTGGTCATTAAAGCAGTAATTGATAATGATTTCAACATTGAACAGGCAACCATGGTCATGATAGACGAAGGTACAGGGGCCTTCACCGAAGCGCTGAACGAGAGCCACCCTGTTGTTGGCGGAAGTGGTGGAGGTCATGAGGACAGTTCTAGCAAGCACAATTAA
- the LOC108471273 gene encoding uncharacterized protein LOC108471273 isoform X2: MARQQQGLVKAVKADFAKIPEEEIGIGARLLSVESSLKELKSVIWDLKAKAGLVDDLVNLVIKAVIDTDLNHIDQPTMALMDEATKAFTEVPNEAQSRGSRRTAARNDGRHQGSSRDIAREEIGIEVRLLSVESSLEELKRMIWDLKAKAKLVDDLVKLVIKAVIDNDFNIEQATMVMIDEGTGAFTEALNESHPVVGGSGGGHEDSSSKHN, from the exons ATGGCCAGACAGCAACAG GGTCTAGTTAAGGCCGTAAAAGCTGACTTTGCAAAAATACCAGAGGAAGAAATAGGCATCGGGGCAAGGCTACTATCTGTGGAAAGTTCACTCAAAGAGCTGAAGAGTGTGATTTGGGATTTAAAAGCAAAGGCAGGTTTGGTTGATGACTTGGTGAACCTGGTCATTAAAGCAGTAATTGATACGGATCTCAACCATATTGACCAGCCAACCATGGCCTTGATGGACGAAGCTACAAAGGCCTTCACTGAAGTGCCGAACGAGGCTCAATCTCGCGGGAGCCGCCGCACTGCTGCCAGAAATGACGGAAGGCATCAGGGCAGTTCTAGGGACATTGCAAGAGAGGAAATAGGCATCGAGGTGAGGCTACTATCTGTGGAGAGTTCACTCGAAGAGCTGAAGAGAATGATTTGGGATTTAAAAGCAAAGGCAAAACTGGTTGATGACTTGGTGAAACTGGTCATTAAAGCAGTAATTGATAATGATTTCAACATTGAACAGGCAACCATGGTCATGATAGACGAAGGTACAGGGGCCTTCACCGAAGCGCTGAACGAGAGCCACCCTGTTGTTGGCGGAAGTGGTGGAGGTCATGAGGACAGTTCTAGCAAGCACAATTAA